In the Ilumatobacteraceae bacterium genome, one interval contains:
- a CDS encoding spermidine synthase, with product MSRLFEQLDHQITPLGDISLRRRLEPTLQVDIWEVKLGDEFLMSSLFTAGERAVADLGLAATHGDDLRIVVGGLGLGYTARQALTDDRVASVHVIDTLAPVIGWHERGLVPIGSELADDPRCTLVHGDFFAMVEAGLDGRVPGAPYDAILLDIDHTPSHLLHAAHAGFYRPDGLRRLADQLVPGGVFSLWSDEFSPNEDFVEVLRAVFDTVDAHVVAFPNHYTGGESTSTIYVSSTAA from the coding sequence GTGAGCCGCCTTTTCGAGCAACTCGACCATCAGATCACTCCATTGGGCGACATCAGCCTCCGTCGGCGGCTCGAGCCGACGCTCCAGGTCGACATCTGGGAGGTCAAGCTCGGCGACGAGTTCCTGATGTCGAGCCTGTTCACCGCCGGCGAGCGAGCGGTGGCCGACCTGGGTCTCGCCGCGACCCACGGCGACGACCTCCGGATCGTCGTCGGTGGGCTCGGACTTGGCTACACGGCCCGGCAGGCCCTGACCGACGACCGGGTCGCCTCGGTCCATGTGATCGACACGCTCGCGCCGGTGATCGGTTGGCACGAACGCGGGCTGGTCCCGATCGGCTCCGAACTCGCCGACGATCCTCGCTGCACGCTCGTGCACGGCGACTTCTTCGCCATGGTCGAGGCCGGGCTCGACGGGCGGGTGCCCGGCGCGCCCTACGACGCGATCCTGCTCGACATCGATCACACGCCGAGCCATCTGCTGCACGCCGCCCACGCCGGGTTCTATCGACCCGACGGCCTCCGACGGCTGGCCGACCAACTCGTACCGGGAGGCGTCTTCTCGCTCTGGTCCGACGAGTTCTCGCCGAACGAGGACTTCGTCGAGGTGCTGCGTGCCGTGTTCGACACCGTCGACGCTCACGTCGTCGCGTTCCCGAACCACTACACCGGCGGCGAGTCGACCAGCACGATCTACGTGTCGTCAACGGCTGCCTGA
- a CDS encoding 6-carboxytetrahydropterin synthase encodes MKLTMTAAITARWGHRVDGLIHTHAWTLEATVHGDEDAPMVMPVDDLELTLCELVEPWEKHYLTHEDLGEWKGFQPIVWEREPTVEEIARYLWHQVRERVPQLESIALTESTEFDRCRTVRLAA; translated from the coding sequence ATGAAGCTGACCATGACCGCTGCCATCACCGCCCGATGGGGGCACCGAGTGGACGGTTTGATCCACACGCACGCCTGGACGCTCGAGGCGACCGTGCACGGCGACGAGGACGCACCGATGGTGATGCCGGTCGACGACCTCGAGCTCACGCTGTGTGAGCTGGTCGAACCGTGGGAGAAGCACTACCTCACCCACGAGGACCTCGGCGAGTGGAAGGGTTTCCAGCCGATCGTCTGGGAGCGCGAGCCCACGGTCGAGGAGATCGCCCGCTACCTGTGGCACCAGGTCCGTGAGCGCGTCCCGCAGCTCGAGTCGATCGCGCTCACCGAGAGCACCGAGTTCGACCGCTGCCGCACCGTGCGCCTCGCTGCCTGA